The DNA sequence CAAATCTCTTCCCATTGTTTTGGTCTATCATAAGAGTACTTTTATTTGCTTGTTTGTAGTTTCAtattcaaaaagaaaaccGAGTTCTACAATCGTCGTGGCAGGTgaattttaaacaatttttactATCTCTAAAATGAGTTTTGAAGTAGTATGATACAAGATGAGTAGGATGATGATTGCTGACTAAAAGTATACTTAATTTGCAGCAAGATACTCTCTCTTATTGTGTCTTTCTTTGCATCCACTTATGTTACCAAGTGGAGGGCTCTTTTCCCTCACAAAGAGTTGGAATACGCCCCTTCATTCCGGGCTCGAGTTATTTGCTGTGAGCTTCTTCAAGCATATCTTTTATGGCGGCAAGATGAATGTAATGTGCTGTCATTGAACTATATACAATGCTCGCGTCTTGATATGTAGAAAATCGAAATTTACTATCCTTTTGGCAGGTTACGCAAATAACGAGTACGATACTTGTCTTTGGCAGCTGATTAAGAGTGGAAAAAGCAAAGAGGAAGCACAAGCCACACTGAGGGTAGTAAACTTGAGATTGTttgaaatttcattaatttcaatttgtttgTATTGTGTATTCATCTGTTGAAAATGGTACATTGAAGTGGAAATGTGTTGTTTCAGGGGTTGCTTAAACAGGACAAAAATGAATTGTCTGGCCAGTGTTTTAACATCAGCGATATTCCGAAGATGTTTCGCCAAGATACATGCTCTTTCAAGACAAAGGTAGTTGCTAATTCACTTTGTTCTTGTTGCTTTTTCAAATGAGCAGAATGGCTCGATTTTCGTGTTTAACTAGAAGATGCTTGATGAAGTACAACTTACACTAGTTAAACTATCTCTTGTTGTGACAAGGTTGAAGAAATTGTGAAGTACAAAGATGGCTCCCCTATCATAAGACTTAGGAGCAGAGTCGTAACAGTTCACTCGGAAAATATTGCATCGAAAAGGTTTTGGAATGAAAATAAGTGTTTGTCGGAAGAAGAGCTGGGACAGTTTTGTGAAAAGTTGAACGAAACTAGACCTGATCAGTACATCAAATCTTTCCAATACGAGAGCAGATTGATGTTGTCCACCTGGATCGTTGTTCGCATTGATGGCTGTCGTTTCCACAGTTTTTGTGATGATCATGAATTTGAGAAGCCAAATGATGCGCGAGCTCTCAATCTGATGAATGCGTGCGCTGTTGCTGTTCTGGAAGAGTTTAGGGGTGTCGTTTTTGCTTATGGCGTTAGTGATGAGTACAGGTCGTTAATCAGTTTCCGCTTGATCTCCCTTTAGCtatgtgtgtatgtgtttgACAAGTTGTTTGGTACTTTCTCATCAGCTTTGTATTGAATAAGGACTCCCGGCTATATCAAAGATGTGCCAGGTATGGTATCTCTTCTATTACGATCTTGTTGCCTCTGTTCGGCTTATCCTCCTTGTAATTCTGGTGCAGTGAGATAGTGTCTTCTATAGTATCTTTCTTCTCTTCAACGTACACGATGAGATGGAATGAGTTTTTCCCGCAAAAAGAAATGATA is a window from the Salvia hispanica cultivar TCC Black 2014 chromosome 1, UniMelb_Shisp_WGS_1.0, whole genome shotgun sequence genome containing:
- the LOC125202562 gene encoding tRNA(His) guanylyltransferase 1-like isoform X1 yields the protein MANSVYEYVKSFEVEDRIMLPNTIIIHVRARDFCRFSQVHKFEKPNDEKKALELMNECANAVLAQFPEVIFSYGYGDEYSFIFKKKTEFYNRRGSKILSLIVSFFASTYVTKWRALFPHKELEYAPSFRARVICCELLQAYLLWRQDECYANNEYDTCLWQLIKSGKSKEEAQATLRGLLKQDKNELSGQCFNISDIPKMFRQDTCSFKTKVEEIVKYKDGSPIIRLRSRVVTVHSENIASKRFWNENKCLSEEELGQFCEKLNETRPDQYIKSFQYESRLMLSTWIVVRIDGCRFHSFCDDHEFEKPNDARALNLMNACAVAVLEEFRGVVFAYGVSDEYSFVLNKDSRLYQRCASEIVSSIVSFFSSTYTMRWNEFFPQKEMIYLPYFDGRAVCYPSSEIKDYLAWRQVDCHINNQYNTCFWLLVKSGMSKSGAQNELQGTQAPAKYELLDGLTGVPNYYDTLPPMFRQGSSVFLDKETELVVVGHGNIIETGFWETNPHILDEKADHFKAVQTATGKNGSDVAP
- the LOC125202562 gene encoding tRNA(His) guanylyltransferase 2-like isoform X2; translation: MANSVYEYVKSFEVEDRIMLPNTIIIHVRARDFCRFSQVHKFEKPNDEKKALELMNECANAVLAQFPEVIFSYGYGDEYSFIFKKKTEFYNRRGSKILSLIVSFFASTYVTKWRALFPHKELEYAPSFRARVICCELLQAYLLWRQDECYANNEYDTCLWQLIKSGKSKEEAQATLRGLLKQDKNELSGQCFNISDIPKMFRQDTCSFKTKVEEIVKYKDGSPIIRLRSRVVTVHSENIASKRFWNENKCLSEEELGQFCEKLNETRPDQYIKSFQYESRLMLSTWIVVRIDGCRFHSFCDDHEFEKPNDARALNLMNACAVAVLEEFRGVVFAYGVSDEYSFVLNKDSRLYQRCASEIVSSIVSFFSSTYTMRWNEFFPQKEMIYLPYFDGRAVCYPSSEIKDYLAWRQVDCHINNQYNTCFWLLVKSGMSKSGAQNELQGTQAPAKYELLDGLTGVPNYYDTLPPMFRQGSSVFLDKTELVVVGHGNIIETGFWETNPHILDEKADHFKAVQTATGKNGSDVAP